CGGAGACCCGGAGACCATTACCTTCTGGGAGGAGGGGCGTATCCACATGGAAGCCGAGCTGGATAAGGTGTATGCAGCTTACGGGCAGAGCAGCGCCTTTGGCGGCATTGCCGTCCATCACTATGATTCCTACCGGGCACTTCCTTCTTATTGGGGGCCAGGTGGCGTAATTTGGACAGCGCCGGATGACTATGAAGCCCCTTCTGCCCTTTCAGGGGTTCCTTCCATCAAGACCACTGATGATCAGACTGTACATCTGAATTATGGAATGGCTTCGGATAACATGGAAGTGGAACGCTATGTGATATATCGGAGCACCGTGCAGGGCTTCACGCCTGCTCCTGCGGATATCGTCGGATTCGCCCGCGCCCTGAATTACCAGGACAAGGGACTGCTGCCGGATACGACATATTACTACCGTATTGCAGCCCGCGATTTGCGTGGCAATATCGGGCCACTCACTGATGAAGTGTCGTCGACCACTGGTAGTACCTCATTGAAGCCACTGATTGTAACGGACATGAATCTGGTCTATGGCGGATCAGGGGTATCTGTCACTCTGAAGGTCAGAGATTATGATACAGGCGCAATAATTTCGGGGGCGAAAGTCGAAGGGAGATTTACTTATGCGGCGGGGCGTTACACCAGCGGGACAACCGGAGTGGATGGGAGCGTGACGCTTGTCTCGGAAGCGGTGGGACCGGGCAGACAGGTAGGTTTTGAACCTCGCAGAATCCGTTACAATGGCTATTACTACGCAGCAGGTCATGATTCGCCGCATACAACGCTGCTGATGTTGAATGCCAGCAATTGAACAAGCAGGCAAGCAATGGCTTGAAGGAGGAGGAAGCACATGAATGTGAATGACTTGGTGGAACCGCTAAGGACTCATATCGTTGAGCATATGTCTGTGCAGGTTTATGCGGATCGGAATCAGATGGGAGCTGCGGCTGCGGCTGCGGTTGGGGCCAGATTAAGACAGCTGCTTCAGGATGCGGAGCGTCAGGTACGCATGGTGTTCGCTGCGGCTCCTTCGCAAAACGAATTGTATGAAGGTCTGGTACGGGAGCAAGGTATCGATTGGTCAAGGGTCTGCGCCTTTCATATGGATGAATATATGGATCTGGCGGATACGGCTCCCCAGCGCTTTGGTCAATATTTAACGGATCGGCTGTTCAGTCGGGTGCAGCCTGGGCGGGTGGAGCTGTTGGGTGGGCTACAAGATGCGGAGCAGGAGTGTCAGAGATATGGAGACCTGCTGCGTGCGGCTCCTATTGATATCGTTTGCCTTGGGATCGGAGAAAATGGGCACATCGCCTTCAATGATCCGCCTGTTGCCGATTTTGTAGATTCGAGGATCGTCAAAGCGGTAAAACTGGACGAAGCTTGTCGCCGTCAGCAGGTGAACGATGGGTGCTTTGCCCATCTGGATGATGTGCCTGCGGAGGCGTTGACCCTGACTGTGCCAACGTTGATGGCTGGAAGGGAGCTGTTCGCAATTGTACCGGGAGCATCCAAGCGACGTGCGCTTGCGGCAGCTTTACATGATCCGATCAGCACAGCATGTCCTGCCACCATCCTGCGTACACATCCTCGAATCACGATGTTCACAGACCGGGAAGCCTACGGCCTGTGAGCGTGCCAATGATCGGGAAGCACTACAGAACAGGGTTGCCCATTGAGGTGGAGGTCAGAGAGGGACGTATCACTGCTGTTACTGATCTTGAAATGTCGCCTCCCCTAGATCGCCTGCCCTGGCTTGCGCTAGGACTGGTAGATTTACAGGTGAACGGCGGATGGGGGCTGGATCTGAACACAGCACCGCTGTGTCCAGATACGGTAATACAGCTGACCCGGAAGCTGCAAAGCCAAGGTGTTACAAGTTATTGCCCGACGTTGATTACGAACAGCTCGGAACGGATGACTGAGGCGGCTTCCGCCATTGCAAAAGCCGTTCGGCTGAACCGGGATGCTGCCGAGGGAATTGCGGGCATTCATCTGGAAGGCCCATTCATTTCGCCGGAGGATGGCCCACGCGGCGCCCACCCAAGGCAGCATATTGTTCCGCCTGATTGGGAGGCCTTCAGCCGTTGGCAGGATGCCGCCGATGGGTTGATTCGCATCATTACTCTTTCCCCGGAGTGGCCTGGTTCAGCTTCATTTATTGCCCGGTGCTGCGAATCCGGCATTCTTGTCTCGATTGGACATACGGCAGCTACGCCAGAGCAGATCAGGGAAGCGGTCTCCGCAGGAGCGGTAATGTCTACACATCTTGGCAACGGCGCACACCTGATTCTTCCGCGTCATCCGAACTACCTGTGGGAACAGCTGGCGGCCGATGAGGTGTATGGGTGCATGATCGCGGATGGTCATCATCTTCCACGGTCCGTGCTGGCCGTAATTCTCCGGATGAAACGGAACCGCGCCATTCTGGTCAGTGATGCCGTCTCGCTGAGCGGTATGCCACCAGGTTCCTACCACCTGCATATCGGCGGAGATGTGGTATTGACGACGGACGGTCGGCTGCACCTCGCCCGCCAGCCTGACCTGTTGGCTGGCTCGGCGATGATGCTGCCGGATCAGGTGGGGTATCTTGTGGAAGCGGGGTTGTCCGGGCTTCCCGATGCCTGGGACTGTGCATCGGTGCATCCGGCCCGGCTGCTTGGGCTTGAACAGGCCGCAGGATTTGAGGTCGGCGCGCCTGCCGATATCGTTAGCTTCAACATGGATGGTGGAAAGTTAAGTGTCTTGCAGTGCTGGAAGAATGGCCGGATCTGTCCACAGAGCTGAGAATAGGAGGAGAGCGATGCAGAGCTTGATACCACTACCGAAGCAGATTGCAGCGAGCGAAGGAGAACCCTTGCGGCTGAATGGTGAGGAAAGATGGAGTCTTTTGATGGAACAGGATGATCCCAGATTGGAAATTCATTGCCGCCGTGCATTTCCTGGGATGGAATATACTTGCTCCAGAATAGAAAAAGGTTATTTATTAGTAATCGAACGTCCCTCAGAGCAGGAAACGAAGCAGGTAGTCGATGGGGTGCAACAAGCCCTTGCGGTTTATGACGCGAAAGAAATCCATGAAACCCAAGAAGCGAAAGAAACGCAAGAAACGCAAGAAGCGCAAGAAGCGCAAGAAGCGCAAGAAGCGCAAGAAACCGAAGAAATCCAAGAAGTACAGATAGTTTATGGAGCTCTTGAAGTTATGGGCGTACAACAGAAGGGCCTGGTCATCTCTGATGTTAGCTCCATCCCCGGAGAAGATGAGACAGAACCCGTGGGGCTTGCCGGACGTCCACAAGGGTATAAGCTGGAGGTGTCCGCCGGAAGGGCTGAAGTCTACGCACTGGATGCGGCGGGTCTATTTTATGGATTGCAGACTTTGGTACAGCTGCTTGGACCGGATGATGTCATCCCGGCGGTGTCCATCACCGACTGGCCGGATACATCTTTGCGGGCAATGAACTTTGACTTGCGTCAGACGTTCTCGAAGCCGCAACTGTTGACAGCGTATTTGGCTGAATTTGCCCGTTATAAGACGAACGCGATTTTGATTGAATACGAGGATAAGTTCCCGTTTCAGTCACATCCCGAGTTCGCACATCCACAGCATGCGTTAAGTCGTTCACAGCTGGAAGAACTGAAGCGGAGCGCCCACGAGAACTTTATAGAGATCATTCCCCTCCAGCAGAGCTTCGGACATCTGGAATATGTATTACGCCACGAAGGTTGGCGGCATCTACGCGAGACAGAGCAGTCCACCGGAGAGATCTGCCCTTCGCATCCGGAAACCTTTGGGCTGATAACCACTTTACTCGAGGAGATGATCGACGCCCACCCGGATTCGCGTTATATTCACCTTGGGTGTGACGAGGTCTACAGCCTATGCGAGTGCGAACGCTGCAAAACTGAGTTTGGAGGCGTGCGGGAACGAGCTTTTATCGCCTTTTTGAACCGTCTGATTGCATTTACGGCAGACCGGGGG
Above is a window of Paenibacillus sp. E222 DNA encoding:
- a CDS encoding glucosamine-6-phosphate deaminase, translated to MNVNDLVEPLRTHIVEHMSVQVYADRNQMGAAAAAAVGARLRQLLQDAERQVRMVFAAAPSQNELYEGLVREQGIDWSRVCAFHMDEYMDLADTAPQRFGQYLTDRLFSRVQPGRVELLGGLQDAEQECQRYGDLLRAAPIDIVCLGIGENGHIAFNDPPVADFVDSRIVKAVKLDEACRRQQVNDGCFAHLDDVPAEALTLTVPTLMAGRELFAIVPGASKRRALAAALHDPISTACPATILRTHPRITMFTDREAYGL
- a CDS encoding N-acetylglucosamine-6-phosphate deacetylase, with amino-acid sequence MSVPMIGKHYRTGLPIEVEVREGRITAVTDLEMSPPLDRLPWLALGLVDLQVNGGWGLDLNTAPLCPDTVIQLTRKLQSQGVTSYCPTLITNSSERMTEAASAIAKAVRLNRDAAEGIAGIHLEGPFISPEDGPRGAHPRQHIVPPDWEAFSRWQDAADGLIRIITLSPEWPGSASFIARCCESGILVSIGHTAATPEQIREAVSAGAVMSTHLGNGAHLILPRHPNYLWEQLAADEVYGCMIADGHHLPRSVLAVILRMKRNRAILVSDAVSLSGMPPGSYHLHIGGDVVLTTDGRLHLARQPDLLAGSAMMLPDQVGYLVEAGLSGLPDAWDCASVHPARLLGLEQAAGFEVGAPADIVSFNMDGGKLSVLQCWKNGRICPQS
- a CDS encoding DUF4838 domain-containing protein, with product MQSLIPLPKQIAASEGEPLRLNGEERWSLLMEQDDPRLEIHCRRAFPGMEYTCSRIEKGYLLVIERPSEQETKQVVDGVQQALAVYDAKEIHETQEAKETQETQEAQEAQEAQEAQETEEIQEVQIVYGALEVMGVQQKGLVISDVSSIPGEDETEPVGLAGRPQGYKLEVSAGRAEVYALDAAGLFYGLQTLVQLLGPDDVIPAVSITDWPDTSLRAMNFDLRQTFSKPQLLTAYLAEFARYKTNAILIEYEDKFPFQSHPEFAHPQHALSRSQLEELKRSAHENFIEIIPLQQSFGHLEYVLRHEGWRHLRETEQSTGEICPSHPETFGLITTLLEEMIDAHPDSRYIHLGCDEVYSLCECERCKTEFGGVRERAFIAFLNRLIAFTADRGNSRFSGMTCWINARQRNWLSWISEVSP